Proteins from a genomic interval of Physeter macrocephalus isolate SW-GA chromosome 21, ASM283717v5, whole genome shotgun sequence:
- the DKC1 gene encoding H/ACA ribonucleoprotein complex subunit DKC1 — MADAEVFILPKKHKKKKERKSLPEEDVAEIQHAEEFLIKPESKVAQLDTSQWPLLLKNFDKLNVRTTHYTPLPCGSNPLKREIGDYIRTGFINLDKPSNPSSHEVVAWIRRILRVEKTGHSGTLDPKVTGCLIVCIERATRLVKSQQSAGKEYVGIVRLHNAIEGGTQLSRALETLTGALFQRPPLIAAVKRQLRVRTIYESKMIEYDPERRLGIFWVSCEAGTYIRTLCVHLGLLLGVGGQMQELRRVRSGVMSEKDHMVTMHDVMDAQWLYDNHKDESYLRRVVYPLEKLLTCHKRLVMKDSAVNAICYGAKIMLPGVLRYEDGIEVNQEIVVITTKGEAICMAIALMTTAVISTCDHGIVAKIKRVIMERDTYPRKWGLGPKASQKRLMIKQGLLDKHGKPTDSTPAAWTQEYVDYSDSARKDVKAPQVVAEAVKAPKRKRESESDETSPVAPQLVKKEKKKKKDKKAKAALQSVEQPGDGDSDTTKKKKKKKKIKMEIFSA; from the exons ATGGCGGACGCGGAAG tatttattttaccGAAGAAacataagaagaaaaaggagcGGAAATCCTTACCAGAAGAAGATGTAGCA GAAATACAACATGCTGAAGAATTTCTCATCAAACCTGAATCCAAAGTGGCTCAGTTGGACACATCTCAGTGGCCCCTGTTGCTAAAG AATTTTGATAAGCTAAATGTAAGGACAACACATTATACACCTCTTCCTTGTGGTTCAAATCCTCTGAAGAGGGAGATTGGGGACTATATCAG GACAGGTTTCATTAATCTTGACAAGCCTTCCAACCCCTCTTCCCATGAGGTGGTAGCCTGGATCCGGCGAATACTCCGGGTAGAGAAGACCGGACACAGTGGTACCCTGGATCCCAAGGTGACTGGTTGTTTAATAGTGTGCATCGAACGAGCCACTCGCTTGGTGAAATCTCAGCAGAGCGCAG GCAAAGAGTATGTGGGAATTGTCCGGCTGCACAATGCTATCGAAGGGGGGACTCAGCTTTCTAGG GCCCTAGAGACCTTGACAGGTGCCTTATTCCAGCGACCCCCGCTCATCGCTGCAGTAAAGAGGCAGCTCCGAGTGCGGACCATCTACGAGAGCAAGATGATCGAGTATGATCCTGAAAGGAGATTAG GAATCTTCTGGGTGAGTTGTGAGGCTGGCACTTACATCCGGACGCTGTGTGTACACCTTGGTTTGTTATTGGGAGTTGGTGGTCAGATGCAGGAACTCCGGCGGGTTCGTTCCGGAGTCATGAGTGAAAAG GACCACATGGTGACGATGCACGATGTGATGGATGCCCAGTGGCTGTATGACAACCACAAGGATGAGAGTTACCTGCGGCGAGTTGTCTACCCTTTGGAAAAGCTGTTGACATGTCATAAACGGCTGGTCATGAAAGACAGTGCA GTGAACGCGATCTGCTACGGGGCGAAGATCATGCTCCCGGGTGTCCTCCGATACGAGGACGGCATCGAAGTCAATCAGGAGATTGTGGTCATCACCACCAAAGGGGAAGCCATCTGTATGG CTATTGCGTTAATGACCACGGCAGTGATCTCCACCTGTGACCATGGTATCGTAGCCAAGATCAAGAGAGTGATCATGGAGAGAGACACTTACCCTCGGAAGTGGGGTTTAGGTCCAAAA GCAAGTCAGAAGAGGCTGATGATCAAGCAGGGCCTTTTGGACAAGCACGGCAAGCCCACGGACAGCACGCCTGCCGCCTGGACACAGGAGTACGTGGACTACAG CGATTCTGCCAGGAAAGACGTCAAAGCCCCCCAGGTAGTTGCCGAAGCAGTCAAAGCCCCAAAG CGGAAGCGAGAGAGCGAAAGTGATGAAACCTCTCCAGTGGCTCCCCAGTTggtcaagaaggaaaagaagaagaagaaagacaagaagGCCAAAGCCGCTCTGCAGAGTGTGGAGCAGCCGGGAGATGGG GACAGTGACACcaccaaaaagaagaagaagaagaagaaaataaaaatggaaatcttcTCTGCGTAG